One genomic segment of Gottschalkia acidurici 9a includes these proteins:
- the feoB gene encoding ferrous iron transport protein B gives MSSCHNPAMEIEIPKDAKKIVLAGNPNVGKSVFFNYLTGIYVDVSNFPGTTIDISMGKLDKDVVMDTPGVYGVSSFNDEESVARDIILYSDVIVNVVDAVHMERDLFLTQQIIDMGKPMVIALNMMDDVKRNGINIDIKTLSKELGVEVIPTTATKKEGLENIKNAIPRAKKGNPIKEVKELMNKVMDKVDTESEALLVIEEDKNIIERHNIKGIEGKREEVYKLRRSRVDEIMDKAVSQVKDSSSFGNKLGKWMLQPLTGIPILLITLYVMYQAIGVFVAQTVVGITEEVIMGGYYYDLIMNTVGKVIDEASVIGQMLIGEFGILTMVPIYILGLLLPLVVGFYFFLSIMEDSGYLPRIAALVDRVLTFLGLNGRAVIPMILGFGCVTMATITTRLLGSKREKFIATMLLCIAIPCSAQLGVIMGLISPLGFKALLIYVLTIFIVFVLTGTLLNKIMPGKSTDLLIDLPPLRLPVFSNVLRKTYNKSKMFIKEATPLFAIGAIIISVMQITGSLDAISTALAPFTEGFLKLPAETSRAFIMGIVRRDFGAAGLNDLVAKGILTGSQVIVSLVAITLFVPCIAAIMVIFKERSWKESALIWVSSFVLAFLTAGILAQIII, from the coding sequence ATGAGCAGTTGTCATAATCCAGCAATGGAGATAGAAATACCTAAAGATGCAAAGAAAATAGTATTAGCTGGTAATCCTAATGTAGGTAAATCAGTATTTTTTAACTATTTAACAGGAATATACGTAGATGTATCTAACTTTCCTGGAACAACAATAGACATAAGCATGGGTAAGTTAGATAAAGATGTAGTTATGGATACACCAGGAGTATATGGGGTATCGTCATTTAATGATGAGGAAAGTGTTGCGCGTGATATAATACTTTATTCAGATGTTATAGTGAACGTAGTTGATGCAGTCCACATGGAGAGAGACTTATTTTTAACTCAACAAATCATAGATATGGGAAAACCTATGGTAATAGCTTTAAACATGATGGATGATGTTAAGAGAAATGGAATAAATATAGATATTAAGACCTTATCAAAAGAATTAGGAGTAGAAGTAATACCTACGACTGCTACTAAAAAAGAGGGTCTAGAAAATATTAAAAATGCTATACCTAGAGCTAAAAAGGGTAATCCAATCAAAGAAGTAAAAGAATTAATGAATAAGGTAATGGACAAGGTTGATACAGAATCAGAAGCACTTCTTGTAATAGAGGAAGACAAAAATATAATTGAAAGACATAATATAAAAGGAATTGAAGGCAAAAGAGAAGAGGTCTACAAATTAAGAAGAAGTAGAGTAGATGAGATTATGGATAAAGCTGTTTCGCAAGTAAAAGATAGCTCTTCATTTGGAAACAAACTAGGAAAATGGATGCTTCAGCCATTAACAGGAATACCGATATTATTAATAACTTTATACGTAATGTATCAAGCAATAGGAGTCTTTGTAGCTCAAACAGTAGTAGGAATAACTGAAGAAGTAATAATGGGTGGATATTATTATGACCTTATAATGAATACTGTTGGAAAAGTAATAGATGAGGCATCAGTAATAGGACAAATGTTAATAGGTGAGTTTGGTATATTAACAATGGTTCCTATATATATACTAGGGCTATTATTACCGCTAGTTGTTGGTTTTTATTTCTTCTTATCGATCATGGAAGATTCAGGATACTTACCAAGAATAGCTGCACTAGTAGACAGAGTTCTTACGTTTTTAGGATTGAATGGTAGAGCAGTAATACCTATGATTTTAGGTTTTGGTTGTGTTACTATGGCAACTATAACTACTAGATTATTAGGATCAAAAAGAGAGAAGTTTATAGCCACAATGCTTTTATGTATAGCGATACCTTGTTCAGCACAATTAGGTGTTATTATGGGACTTATATCTCCATTAGGTTTTAAAGCACTACTTATATATGTTTTAACTATATTTATAGTTTTCGTATTGACAGGAACTTTATTAAACAAGATAATGCCGGGTAAATCTACAGATTTATTAATAGACTTACCACCACTTAGATTACCAGTATTCTCTAATGTATTAAGAAAAACTTATAACAAATCAAAAATGTTCATAAAAGAAGCAACACCATTATTCGCAATAGGTGCTATTATAATATCAGTTATGCAAATTACCGGATCACTGGATGCAATATCAACTGCCTTAGCACCATTTACAGAAGGATTCTTAAAGCTACCTGCTGAAACATCAAGAGCATTCATAATGGGTATAGTTAGAAGAGACTTTGGTGCTGCAGGATTAAATGACTTAGTAGCTAAAGGAATACTAACAGGTAGCCAAGTTATAGTATCATTAGTAGCAATAACATTATTTGTACCTTGTATAGCTGCTATAATGGTTATATTCAAAGAAAGAAGCTGGAAAGAATCAGCGTTAATATGGGTAAGTAGTTTTGTACTTGCATTCTTAACAGCTGGAATATTAGCACAAATTATCATATAG
- a CDS encoding FeoA family protein, translated as MTLDCATKGQKIEIIRIPDENIRIQAIRLGICEGAKLICSEKIPAGPIILQNRMQEIAIGRNLSRQIEIKIA; from the coding sequence ATGACTTTAGATTGTGCTACTAAAGGACAAAAAATTGAGATAATAAGAATTCCAGATGAAAATATAAGAATCCAAGCAATTAGGTTAGGAATATGTGAAGGTGCAAAGCTTATATGTTCTGAAAAGATACCAGCAGGACCTATTATTTTACAAAATAGAATGCAAGAAATAGCCATAGGGAGAAATCTCTCAAGACAAATAGAAATAAAAATAGCTTAA
- a CDS encoding FeoB-associated Cys-rich membrane protein, with the protein MDKLLGYVMGGIVIAVVGWFSIKEVVKSIKAGGCNCSNCPSAKNKR; encoded by the coding sequence ATGGATAAGTTACTAGGATATGTTATGGGTGGAATAGTGATAGCAGTCGTAGGATGGTTTAGTATAAAAGAGGTTGTAAAATCAATAAAAGCGGGAGGATGTAATTGTAGTAATTGTCCTAGCGCAAAAAATAAAAGATAA
- a CDS encoding ketoacyl-ACP synthase III: MKYQNINIKGTGIYHPTNRLSNEYFIKHFNQLEVEVEGLLTHLERNYRYHSDDPKETVITMAYNASINALKNSNINVDEIDIVVFATDTPEYTSPSNAIKLVHMIEATNAKMVYDTNSNCIGMLSAMDQVSRILKTHKKFKKALVVGSLLISSVVSKNDSVTYPNFGDLSAAMILEKEEEDIERGFIDSVYYTKTTEHDNILMPKIGYSRTIRDCILDEEDKKWFWDPFDSDFLSDYWMRIIEEVTYDNNISPREIDHYVFSQFSNPSSKETLSKLNVDNSRMVYVGDEYGYTGVTSPILALHKKLESGIIKDGDSCVFCSVGSGSTTVSILYKF, translated from the coding sequence GTGAAATATCAAAATATTAATATTAAAGGCACAGGTATATATCATCCAACTAACAGACTAAGTAATGAGTACTTTATAAAGCACTTTAATCAATTAGAGGTAGAAGTAGAAGGTCTCTTAACTCACTTAGAAAGAAATTATCGTTATCACTCAGATGACCCTAAAGAAACAGTTATCACTATGGCATATAATGCAAGTATTAATGCTCTGAAAAATTCTAATATTAATGTAGATGAAATTGATATAGTTGTTTTTGCGACAGACACTCCAGAGTATACCTCACCTTCAAATGCTATAAAATTGGTACATATGATAGAAGCAACAAATGCGAAGATGGTATATGACACAAATAGCAACTGCATAGGGATGTTATCAGCAATGGATCAAGTTTCAAGAATTCTTAAAACACATAAAAAATTTAAAAAAGCTTTAGTTGTAGGTTCTCTTCTCATAAGTTCAGTAGTAAGTAAAAATGACTCAGTAACGTATCCAAACTTTGGTGACTTATCAGCCGCTATGATATTGGAAAAAGAAGAAGAAGATATAGAAAGAGGATTTATTGATTCAGTTTACTACACAAAAACTACTGAGCATGATAATATTTTAATGCCCAAGATAGGGTATTCAAGAACTATAAGAGACTGTATATTGGATGAAGAAGATAAAAAATGGTTTTGGGATCCTTTTGATAGTGATTTTTTATCGGATTATTGGATGAGAATTATAGAAGAAGTAACATATGATAATAATATATCACCTAGAGAAATTGATCACTATGTTTTTTCTCAGTTTTCTAATCCGTCTTCAAAAGAAACTCTCTCGAAATTAAATGTAGACAATAGTAGAATGGTATACGTAGGAGATGAGTATGGATATACAGGAGTAACTAGTCCAATATTAGCATTACATAAGAAGTTAGAGTCTGGAATAATTAAAGACGGAGATAGTTGTGTATTTTGCTCTGTAGGTTCTGGATCAACAACAGTATCAATACTATATAAATTTTAA
- a CDS encoding ABC transporter substrate-binding protein — protein MIKKNKAIFLLILTFALVFSFLGCSGTTDLSDSSEDNVKNNTSFPITITDSYNRTVTLGSEPQKIISIAPNITEIIFSLGESDKLIGRSEYCDYPEDVKNIPSVGSLTDPNLEKIVELKPDLVIVSPIVPEEIIAKLDELGLKVVSFHGKENFDGTYEIIENVARVLNDNESAEKLISEMKAKVQSVVDKVKDEPKVSTYYALSFGKSGDYTAGSDTFIGEMIELAGGNNIADDISGWAYSLEKLVEKNPDIIICSKYSDSKQGIENSNGYKDLDAIKNGKLYEIDNNLLDRQGPRVADGLVEIAKIIHPEVFK, from the coding sequence TTGATTAAAAAAAATAAAGCAATATTTTTATTAATTTTAACTTTTGCTTTGGTATTTTCATTTCTAGGTTGTTCAGGTACTACTGACTTATCTGACAGTAGCGAAGATAATGTCAAAAACAATACTAGCTTTCCAATAACTATAACAGATTCTTATAATAGAACCGTAACACTAGGTAGTGAGCCTCAAAAGATTATATCTATTGCTCCTAATATTACTGAAATTATATTTTCACTAGGTGAATCAGATAAATTAATTGGACGCTCTGAATATTGTGATTATCCTGAAGATGTTAAAAATATTCCTTCAGTAGGTTCTTTAACAGATCCTAATTTAGAAAAAATTGTTGAATTAAAACCAGATCTTGTTATAGTTTCACCTATTGTTCCTGAAGAAATTATTGCTAAGCTAGATGAGCTTGGATTAAAGGTGGTATCTTTTCATGGTAAGGAAAACTTTGATGGAACATACGAGATTATAGAAAATGTAGCTAGGGTTTTAAATGATAATGAAAGCGCAGAAAAACTTATCTCAGAAATGAAAGCTAAAGTTCAAAGTGTTGTAGATAAGGTGAAAGATGAACCTAAAGTAAGTACTTATTATGCCTTATCTTTTGGAAAGTCTGGAGATTACACTGCTGGAAGTGATACCTTCATAGGTGAGATGATAGAATTAGCTGGTGGTAATAACATAGCTGATGATATATCTGGTTGGGCATATAGTTTAGAAAAGTTAGTAGAAAAAAATCCTGATATAATTATTTGTTCAAAATATAGTGATTCAAAACAAGGTATAGAAAATTCTAATGGGTATAAAGATTTAGATGCTATCAAGAATGGTAAGCTTTATGAGATAGATAATAATCTACTTGATAGACAAGGTCCTAGAGTTGCAGATGGACTTGTAGAAATCGCTAAGATAATACATCCTGAGGTTTTTAAATAG
- a CDS encoding FecCD family ABC transporter permease — protein MIFIKKKKILNLALVISFVILLLLIALSATIGVANVSFLDAIKIMISKVPILNKFLFNNDIDSSHSLIILNLRLPRIILASLIGAGLSIVGATLQGMFKNPMADPYVLGISSGASLGATIAIILGAGYTFFGVGIVTLCAFLGSILTMLFVYSISKVGSKVPVTTILLSGVAINFMLSSIVSIIMVFNRDQVEKIIFWTMGSVSSAGWNQILIIFPIVCLGIFTLMSFSRDLNLMSTGEETAISLGVEVEKTKKILILVCSLLVATCVSFSGIIGFVGLIIPHTVRLIIGSDHRTLLPFSVVGGAIFMVICDTIARSVIPPMEIPVGAITSVLGAPYFIYFLYKNKKKVFG, from the coding sequence ATGATATTTATTAAAAAGAAAAAAATATTGAATCTAGCTTTAGTTATTTCATTCGTTATTTTGTTATTATTAATAGCTCTCTCAGCTACTATTGGAGTTGCAAATGTATCTTTTTTAGACGCTATTAAAATAATGATTAGTAAAGTTCCTATTTTAAATAAATTTTTGTTTAATAATGATATAGATAGTTCACATTCTTTAATAATCTTAAATTTAAGATTACCTCGTATCATTCTAGCGTCTTTAATTGGCGCTGGTCTATCTATAGTAGGTGCAACTCTCCAAGGCATGTTCAAGAATCCTATGGCAGATCCTTATGTTCTTGGAATATCTTCAGGAGCTTCTTTAGGTGCTACTATTGCAATAATTCTTGGTGCTGGATATACATTTTTTGGAGTGGGTATAGTAACTTTATGTGCATTTTTAGGCTCTATACTTACTATGCTCTTTGTTTATAGTATATCTAAAGTAGGAAGTAAAGTACCAGTAACTACAATTTTACTCTCAGGAGTTGCTATAAACTTTATGTTATCTTCTATAGTTTCTATTATTATGGTATTTAATAGAGATCAAGTAGAAAAAATTATATTTTGGACTATGGGTAGTGTTTCCTCAGCAGGTTGGAATCAAATTCTTATAATTTTTCCAATAGTGTGTTTAGGTATTTTTACATTGATGTCCTTTTCAAGAGATTTAAATTTAATGTCTACTGGTGAAGAAACAGCCATTAGCCTTGGAGTTGAAGTTGAGAAAACAAAAAAAATCTTAATCCTTGTATGTTCACTCCTAGTTGCTACTTGCGTGTCCTTTAGTGGTATTATTGGGTTTGTAGGACTTATAATTCCACATACAGTTCGCTTAATTATAGGCTCTGACCATAGAACTTTACTTCCATTTTCGGTAGTTGGCGGAGCAATATTTATGGTGATTTGTGATACTATTGCAAGAAGTGTTATTCCTCCAATGGAGATACCTGTTGGTGCTATAACTTCAGTATTAGGTGCACCATATTTTATTTATTTCTTATATAAAAATAAAAAGAAGGTGTTCGGATGA
- a CDS encoding ABC transporter ATP-binding protein encodes MSLNKHPLITITNLNWSYSEEAILKDINIDFYSNRIYGIIGPNGSGKTTLLKNISRALLPKEETIFLQDKDLTSFSNKELSKIVSYVPQNTNLEFEFSVMDIVLMGRSPYLKRFQSESESDIDIAVNAMKITNTWHLRDKNIGQVSGGERQRAIIARALAQQTDIMILDEPVSQLDIQHQIEILDILKGLAENKKLTVILSLHDLNISSEYCEHLILMDKGKIFKSGTPEEIISEENINKVYNIRALTMKNPLTGKPHIIPYMKK; translated from the coding sequence ATGAGTTTAAATAAACATCCTCTGATTACAATAACTAATCTTAACTGGAGTTATAGTGAAGAAGCTATTTTAAAGGATATTAATATTGATTTTTATAGTAATAGAATCTATGGAATTATTGGACCAAATGGTTCAGGTAAAACTACTCTTCTTAAAAATATTTCAAGAGCTCTATTGCCAAAAGAAGAAACTATTTTTCTTCAAGATAAGGATCTGACCAGTTTTTCCAACAAAGAACTTTCTAAAATAGTATCATATGTGCCTCAAAATACAAATTTAGAGTTTGAATTTTCTGTTATGGATATTGTATTAATGGGTAGAAGCCCTTATTTAAAAAGATTCCAGTCTGAGAGTGAAAGTGATATTGATATAGCAGTAAATGCAATGAAGATCACCAATACCTGGCATTTAAGAGATAAAAATATAGGTCAAGTAAGTGGTGGAGAAAGACAAAGGGCTATTATTGCTCGTGCTCTTGCTCAACAAACTGACATTATGATATTAGATGAACCTGTGTCACAACTAGATATTCAACATCAAATTGAAATACTTGATATACTAAAAGGATTAGCAGAAAATAAAAAGCTAACTGTTATATTAAGCTTGCATGATCTTAATATTTCCTCTGAATACTGTGAACATTTGATACTAATGGATAAGGGTAAGATTTTTAAAAGCGGAACTCCAGAAGAAATCATTTCAGAAGAAAATATTAATAAAGTATATAATATCAGAGCTCTCACAATGAAAAACCCACTTACTGGTAAACCTCATATAATACCTTATATGAAAAAATAA
- the hemL gene encoding glutamate-1-semialdehyde 2,1-aminomutase, producing MKNADIFNESKKYMPGGVNSPVRAYKDVDVTPPIIKKGKGAYLYDEEDKEYIDYVGAWGPAVLGHCDEDVVNSIKNTAEDAISFGGTTNLELQLAKHICTTVDNIDMVRMVNSGTEATMSAARLARGFTKRDKIVKFAGCYHGHFDAFLVSAGSGVLTEGIPGSEGVPQEIIKNTIVANYNDIENIKYIFDKFGEEIAGVIIEPVAGNMGVVPGDKAFLKELDSLCKKHGSLLIFDEVMSGFRVAYKGAQSLYGIKPDITTMAKIMGGGLPSGAYGGRRDIMEQLSPMGPVYQAGTMSGNPIVMAAGLATLKKLHSNLSYYNHLESLAIRLQQGVEEVAKEKGLPIVVNRFKSMMTIFFNKEGIVNNYEDAKKCDTSLYAKFFKHMITNGIFMSPSQFEAMFLSVRHTESDIDKFIDIMRNM from the coding sequence ATGAAGAACGCAGATATATTCAATGAATCAAAAAAATATATGCCAGGTGGAGTTAATAGTCCTGTTAGAGCATATAAAGACGTGGACGTTACTCCTCCTATCATAAAAAAGGGAAAAGGTGCTTATCTTTATGATGAAGAAGATAAAGAGTATATAGACTATGTAGGGGCATGGGGACCAGCTGTATTAGGTCATTGTGATGAAGATGTAGTAAACTCTATAAAAAATACAGCAGAGGATGCTATATCATTTGGAGGAACAACTAATCTTGAGCTTCAACTTGCGAAACATATATGTACTACTGTAGACAATATAGATATGGTTAGAATGGTAAACTCAGGTACAGAAGCCACTATGAGTGCAGCAAGACTAGCAAGGGGATTTACAAAAAGAGATAAGATAGTTAAGTTTGCAGGATGCTATCATGGCCATTTTGATGCATTTTTAGTTAGCGCAGGATCGGGTGTACTTACAGAAGGAATCCCAGGGAGCGAAGGAGTACCACAAGAGATTATAAAAAATACTATAGTAGCCAACTATAATGATATAGAAAACATAAAATATATATTTGACAAATTTGGTGAAGAAATAGCAGGAGTTATCATAGAACCAGTAGCTGGTAATATGGGTGTAGTACCAGGAGATAAAGCATTTTTAAAAGAGCTAGATAGTCTTTGTAAAAAACATGGATCACTTTTAATCTTTGATGAAGTTATGTCTGGATTTAGAGTAGCTTACAAAGGAGCGCAAAGCTTATATGGAATAAAACCAGATATAACGACTATGGCAAAGATAATGGGTGGCGGACTTCCGAGTGGTGCATATGGTGGTAGGAGAGACATAATGGAACAACTATCACCTATGGGGCCAGTTTATCAAGCTGGAACTATGTCAGGAAATCCTATAGTTATGGCAGCAGGGTTAGCAACACTGAAAAAACTTCATAGTAATCTATCATATTATAACCACCTAGAAAGTCTTGCTATTAGACTACAACAAGGTGTAGAAGAAGTAGCTAAAGAAAAAGGGCTACCTATAGTAGTAAACAGATTCAAGTCTATGATGACTATATTCTTTAACAAAGAAGGAATAGTAAATAATTATGAAGATGCTAAGAAATGTGATACTAGCCTTTATGCGAAATTCTTTAAGCATATGATAACTAATGGAATATTTATGTCACCATCTCAATTTGAAGCTATGTTTTTATCAGTTAGACATACTGAAAGTGATATAGATAAATTTATAGATATAATGAGAAATATGTAA
- a CDS encoding YkvA family protein, translating to MKKKLKIILDKLKLQAKTLKKEISALYLAYKRPDVPWYAKVLSIIVVGYAISPIDLIPDFIPIIGYLDDLLLLPIGIMIVIKLIPANIMDECRKEAENIFKENKLKSWIPAFIIVFIWVSILIIILKNKFL from the coding sequence TTGAAGAAAAAATTAAAAATAATCTTAGATAAATTAAAGTTACAAGCTAAAACACTGAAAAAAGAAATAAGTGCACTATACTTAGCATATAAAAGACCTGATGTGCCATGGTACGCTAAAGTATTGTCCATAATTGTAGTAGGATATGCTATAAGTCCTATTGATTTGATACCTGATTTTATACCAATAATAGGGTATTTGGATGACTTACTTCTTTTACCTATAGGAATAATGATAGTAATAAAGTTAATACCAGCTAATATCATGGATGAATGTAGAAAAGAAGCAGAGAATATTTTTAAAGAAAATAAGCTTAAAAGTTGGATTCCAGCTTTTATAATTGTGTTTATTTGGGTTTCAATATTAATCATTATATTAAAAAATAAATTTTTATAG
- the hemB gene encoding porphobilinogen synthase produces MFKRHRRLRNNEAIRSLVRETYLTPNDFIYPIFVVEGENIKSEISGLPGNYHYSLDKLDDIISEISASGIKGILLFGIPDEKDDIGSSAFDKNGIVQKAIRKIKELNNDIYIITDICMCQYTDHGHCGIIEDGIIKNDKTLEYLQSIALSHVKAGADMVAPSDMMDGRIQSIREILDENGYEDTPIMAYSAKYASSFYGPFRDAAGSCPQFGDRKTYQMDIGNGREALREIEEDILEGADIVMVKPALSYLDVIRSAKDRFDYPLAAYNVSGEYAMVKAAGQLGYIDEKKIALEILTSIKRAGADIIITYFALDACKWIKDLK; encoded by the coding sequence ATGTTTAAAAGACATAGACGATTAAGAAATAATGAAGCTATAAGAAGTTTAGTAAGAGAAACATATTTAACACCTAATGACTTCATATACCCTATATTTGTAGTAGAAGGGGAAAATATAAAAAGTGAAATATCGGGACTGCCTGGCAATTATCACTATTCATTAGACAAATTGGATGATATTATCAGTGAGATATCAGCATCTGGAATAAAAGGTATACTTTTATTTGGAATACCAGATGAGAAAGATGATATAGGATCATCAGCATTTGATAAAAATGGGATAGTGCAAAAAGCAATTAGAAAGATAAAAGAGTTAAATAATGATATATATATAATAACGGATATTTGTATGTGCCAATACACTGATCACGGACATTGTGGAATAATAGAAGACGGAATAATTAAAAATGATAAAACATTAGAATATTTACAAAGTATAGCTCTTTCTCATGTAAAAGCTGGAGCTGACATGGTAGCTCCTTCTGATATGATGGACGGAAGAATACAGTCGATAAGAGAAATACTAGATGAAAACGGATATGAAGATACTCCTATAATGGCATATAGTGCAAAGTACGCTTCTTCATTTTATGGTCCATTTAGAGATGCAGCAGGATCTTGTCCACAATTTGGCGATAGAAAGACTTACCAGATGGATATAGGAAATGGAAGAGAAGCACTTAGAGAAATAGAAGAAGATATATTAGAAGGAGCAGACATAGTTATGGTAAAACCAGCTCTTTCATATCTTGATGTTATAAGAAGTGCAAAAGATAGGTTTGATTATCCATTAGCTGCTTATAATGTAAGTGGTGAATATGCAATGGTTAAAGCTGCTGGACAACTAGGTTATATAGATGAAAAAAAGATAGCGTTAGAAATACTTACATCTATAAAAAGAGCAGGTGCAGATATTATTATAACTTATTTTGCACTAGATGCATGTAAGTGGATAAAGGATTTAAAGTAA
- the cobA gene encoding uroporphyrinogen-III C-methyltransferase, whose translation MGKVYLIGAGPGDEELITLKAIRVLKKCDVVLYDRLTNNNLLKYIREDCEVYYCGKKPGSHYKTQEEINDMLVKFSKDGHTVGRIKGGDPYIFGRGGEEGLRLREEGIEFEVIPGITSPISVLNYSGIPVTHRKLTQSFHVYTGKSAENLNIDWSIVSKTEGTLIFLMGLESLEDITRNLISNGKDKYTPVAVIMEGTTARQKKVIGDLENISQKVRDAKLVSPCMIVIGDVVKFNEKLNWYEKKPLFGLNICITRSKEQSEEIREKIVDSGGEVTEINTIKIINTSSNIDKYKEKLSQYDYIVLTSINAVEIFFERLKELEIDIRELKGRFIVIGPKTYDTVKKKGIIPFAMSDHFISENLLEKMKEFIKRGDKIILPQSKISRNLLYEGLIKEGCLVDKVDLYDTVEGDIKIHGSISERLEKIDVILFTSPSTVRNLINMVGIDNIKHKKIIAIGSITKSEVDKWGLESIKSDECTTDSLIKKIIEVKKDI comes from the coding sequence ATGGGCAAAGTATATCTGATAGGAGCAGGTCCTGGAGATGAGGAATTAATAACCTTAAAAGCAATTCGAGTACTGAAAAAGTGTGATGTTGTACTTTATGATAGGTTAACAAATAATAATTTATTAAAATATATTAGAGAAGATTGTGAAGTATACTATTGTGGTAAAAAGCCAGGAAGTCACTATAAAACACAAGAAGAAATAAATGATATGCTAGTTAAATTCTCCAAAGATGGTCATACTGTAGGTAGAATCAAAGGTGGCGATCCATATATATTTGGAAGAGGAGGAGAAGAAGGATTAAGACTTCGTGAAGAAGGGATAGAATTCGAAGTAATCCCTGGGATAACTTCCCCTATATCTGTTTTAAACTATAGTGGAATACCAGTTACACATAGGAAGTTGACTCAAAGTTTTCACGTATATACGGGTAAAAGTGCAGAAAACCTTAATATAGATTGGAGCATAGTATCTAAAACTGAAGGAACACTTATATTTTTAATGGGACTTGAGAGTTTAGAAGACATAACCAGAAATCTAATATCAAATGGAAAAGATAAATATACACCGGTTGCGGTAATAATGGAAGGAACAACAGCAAGACAAAAAAAAGTAATAGGAGATTTAGAAAATATTTCTCAAAAAGTAAGAGATGCTAAGTTAGTATCTCCATGTATGATAGTTATTGGAGATGTAGTTAAGTTTAATGAAAAATTAAACTGGTATGAGAAAAAGCCGTTATTTGGGTTGAATATATGTATTACTAGATCTAAAGAGCAATCTGAAGAAATAAGAGAAAAGATAGTTGACTCAGGAGGAGAAGTTACTGAAATAAATACTATAAAGATAATTAATACATCTAGTAATATAGATAAATATAAAGAGAAATTATCACAATATGACTATATAGTTTTAACGAGTATAAATGCAGTTGAAATATTCTTTGAAAGATTAAAAGAGTTGGAAATAGATATAAGAGAACTTAAAGGAAGATTTATAGTTATAGGACCTAAGACATATGACACTGTAAAGAAAAAGGGAATAATTCCATTTGCCATGTCAGATCATTTCATATCTGAGAATTTACTAGAAAAAATGAAAGAGTTTATTAAAAGAGGAGATAAAATTATATTACCTCAATCGAAGATATCCAGAAACCTACTATATGAAGGATTAATTAAAGAAGGCTGTCTAGTAGATAAGGTAGACTTATATGATACAGTAGAGGGAGATATAAAAATCCATGGATCTATTAGTGAAAGATTAGAAAAAATAGATGTTATCTTATTTACTAGTCCATCAACTGTAAGAAACCTCATAAATATGGTTGGAATAGATAATATAAAACATAAAAAAATAATAGCCATAGGAAGCATAACTAAAAGTGAAGTTGATAAATGGGGACTAGAATCAATTAAAAGTGATGAATGTACCACAGATAGTTTAATTAAAAAGATTATAGAAGTAAAAAAGGATATTTAA